From a single Nitrospinota bacterium genomic region:
- a CDS encoding MBL fold metallo-hydrolase codes for MMIIEKITVGSFSANCYIVGCEKTKEGIIIDPGDEVEKILELINKNGLDIKMILNTHAHIDHSLGIQGLKEKLGVNFCM; via the coding sequence ATGATGATTATAGAGAAAATCACTGTTGGAAGCTTTTCTGCGAATTGCTATATTGTAGGATGTGAGAAAACTAAGGAAGGAATTATCATAGATCCTGGAGATGAGGTTGAAAAGATACTAGAATTAATAAACAAAAATGGTCTTGATATAAAAATGATTCTCAATACCCATGCACATATTGACCATTCTTTAGGGATACAGGGTCTTAAAGAAAAGCTGGGAGTGAATTTTTGCATGC